A genomic segment from Brevundimonas mediterranea encodes:
- a CDS encoding MliC family protein — MFKPVPPSSLVHRGLAAPALVAALALLAACGPDPDKAPSTGDEVKERAIEAQTARQRTGAEVQDRTLNRVVHTVYLCDNGERLSVDFDNPRQMATIRNSSGEAIDLYQERAADGIWYRASNVDLRGKGVLATWSVQGRQPTQCRAVD, encoded by the coding sequence TTGTTCAAGCCGGTTCCGCCGTCGTCCCTCGTCCACCGCGGCCTGGCCGCCCCCGCCCTTGTCGCCGCCCTGGCGCTTCTGGCCGCCTGCGGCCCCGATCCCGACAAGGCCCCCAGCACCGGCGACGAGGTCAAGGAACGCGCCATCGAGGCCCAGACCGCCCGCCAGCGCACCGGCGCCGAGGTGCAGGACCGCACCCTGAACCGCGTCGTCCACACCGTTTATCTGTGCGACAACGGCGAACGCCTGTCGGTTGACTTCGACAATCCGCGCCAGATGGCGACCATCCGCAACTCGTCCGGCGAGGCCATCGACCTGTACCAGGAACGCGCCGCCGACGGCATCTGGTACCGCGCCTCCAACGTCGATCTGCGTGGCAAGGGCGTCCTCGCCACCTGGTCCGTCCAGGGCCGCCAGCCGACGCAATGCCGAGCGGTGGATTAG
- the tadA gene encoding tRNA adenosine(34) deaminase TadA, with protein MRMALDQAQAAADAGEVPVGAILVDPASGEVISTGANGPIAAHDPTAHAEIVAMRRAATALDNYRLTGLTLYVTLEPCAMCAGAISHARIGRVVWAADDPKGGAVLHGPRLFEQPTCHWRPTTDWGLLADESSGLLKSFFRQRRGTAASGAR; from the coding sequence ATGCGCATGGCGCTGGACCAAGCGCAAGCGGCGGCGGACGCAGGAGAGGTGCCTGTGGGCGCAATTCTTGTCGATCCTGCCTCAGGTGAGGTAATTTCGACCGGCGCCAACGGTCCGATTGCGGCGCACGACCCCACCGCCCACGCCGAGATCGTCGCCATGCGGCGCGCGGCGACGGCGCTGGACAACTACCGACTGACCGGCCTGACCCTCTATGTGACGCTGGAGCCCTGCGCCATGTGCGCCGGCGCCATCAGCCATGCCCGAATCGGCCGCGTGGTCTGGGCCGCCGACGATCCGAAGGGCGGCGCCGTGCTCCACGGCCCCCGCCTGTTCGAACAGCCCACATGCCACTGGCGCCCGACGACGGACTGGGGTCTTCTGGCTGACGAGTCGTCCGGCCTGCTCAAATCCTTCTTCCGTCAACGGAGGGGAACGGCCGCGAGCGGCGCACGTTAG
- a CDS encoding pseudouridine synthase — MVRHTDDNDKKPRARQDERSPRPFKSSGPRKSGDGKTSFGDKPRSPREDGPKRFGDKPDRGDRPRAGKDGKPSSNAGKSDTPLRAERIAKTMARAGIASRREVERLIGLGKVAVNGRILDTPATLVTRDDVITVDGKPIGSTQATRVWRYHKPAGLLTSHSDPTGRPTVFDALPAGLPRVISVGRLDLATEGLLLLTNDGELSRALELPATSLVRQYRARARGKITQEQLDKLKDGVVVDGVSYGPIEATLDKAKESKSEDGRAPANLWISVSITEGKNREVRKVLESVGLTVNRLIRLAYGPFRLDVLPIGSVEEVGPRVIRELLADYIRPENLPTGNTVETPAPIPGRRVSTPIVKGRSGSAMSDPSRKPSRVRAAETAQADAVERRERPPKKEGWAKAAPKTGHPKKSFKPREGAPTDGERPARTYKPREEGDRPARAFKPREGAPARSSDGPKREYKPRTAGADAGKREFKPRGFGAASPSGRETRPPRTGGGKPAGPSGTSGRAPGGKPRTPRS; from the coding sequence ATGGTCCGCCATACAGACGACAACGACAAGAAGCCCCGCGCCCGTCAAGACGAACGGTCGCCCCGGCCCTTTAAATCCTCCGGTCCTCGCAAGAGCGGCGACGGGAAGACCTCCTTCGGCGACAAGCCGCGCAGCCCTCGCGAAGACGGCCCCAAGCGGTTCGGCGACAAGCCGGACCGGGGAGATCGGCCGCGCGCCGGCAAGGACGGCAAGCCGTCGTCCAATGCGGGCAAGAGCGACACGCCGCTGCGCGCCGAGCGAATCGCCAAGACCATGGCCCGCGCCGGCATCGCCTCGCGCCGCGAGGTCGAGCGGCTGATCGGCCTGGGCAAGGTGGCGGTCAACGGCCGCATCCTGGACACGCCGGCCACCCTGGTGACCCGCGACGACGTGATCACGGTCGACGGCAAGCCCATCGGCTCGACCCAGGCGACGCGCGTCTGGCGCTATCACAAGCCGGCCGGTCTGCTGACCAGCCACAGCGATCCGACCGGACGGCCGACCGTGTTCGACGCCCTGCCGGCGGGTCTGCCGCGCGTGATCTCGGTCGGGCGGCTCGACCTGGCGACCGAGGGCCTGCTGCTGCTGACCAACGACGGCGAACTGAGCCGGGCGCTGGAACTGCCGGCGACCTCGCTGGTGCGTCAGTACCGGGCGCGGGCGCGGGGCAAGATCACCCAGGAACAGTTGGACAAGCTGAAGGACGGCGTGGTCGTGGACGGCGTCTCCTACGGTCCGATCGAGGCGACGCTGGACAAGGCCAAGGAAAGCAAGTCCGAGGATGGTCGCGCGCCGGCCAACCTGTGGATCTCGGTCTCGATCACCGAGGGCAAGAACCGCGAAGTCCGCAAGGTGCTGGAATCGGTCGGGCTGACGGTCAATCGGCTGATCCGCCTGGCCTATGGTCCGTTCCGCCTCGACGTCCTGCCCATCGGCTCGGTCGAAGAGGTCGGGCCGCGCGTAATCCGCGAGCTGCTGGCCGACTACATCCGGCCCGAGAACCTGCCGACCGGCAATACGGTCGAGACGCCCGCGCCCATCCCCGGTCGCCGGGTCTCGACGCCGATCGTCAAGGGACGCTCGGGCTCGGCCATGTCTGACCCGTCGCGCAAGCCCAGCCGCGTCCGCGCCGCCGAGACGGCCCAGGCCGATGCGGTCGAGCGCCGCGAGCGGCCGCCGAAGAAGGAAGGCTGGGCCAAGGCCGCGCCCAAGACCGGCCATCCGAAGAAGAGCTTCAAACCGCGCGAGGGCGCGCCGACCGACGGCGAACGCCCGGCCCGCACCTACAAGCCGCGCGAGGAGGGTGATCGTCCCGCACGGGCCTTCAAGCCCCGCGAGGGGGCTCCGGCCCGCAGCAGCGACGGGCCCAAGCGCGAGTACAAGCCGCGCACGGCGGGCGCTGACGCCGGCAAGCGCGAGTTCAAGCCGCGCGGCTTCGGCGCAGCCTCGCCCAGCGGACGCGAAACCCGGCCGCCACGGACCGGCGGCGGCAAGCCGGCCGGGCCTTCGGGCACCAGCGGCCGCGCGCCGGGGGGCAAGCCCCGCACGCCGCGGAGCTGA
- the rsmD gene encoding 16S rRNA (guanine(966)-N(2))-methyltransferase RsmD: MRIVAGSLKGRAIVAPEGQGTRPTSDRARQAVFNVLEHAAWAESLNGARVIDLYAGSGALGFEAISRGAGFCLFVETDDGARGAIRENADAYGVMGRTRVHRRSATDLGVRPGSDGEAFDIAFLDPPYGKGLGEQTLVRLIEGNWLKPGALVVFERGSDEPDIDTPGYQRLDARDYGAARVLFLKVA; this comes from the coding sequence TTGCGGATCGTTGCGGGAAGCCTGAAGGGGCGGGCCATCGTCGCGCCGGAGGGGCAGGGCACGCGCCCGACCTCCGACCGCGCGCGGCAGGCGGTGTTCAACGTCCTGGAACACGCCGCCTGGGCCGAGAGCCTGAACGGCGCGCGGGTCATCGACCTGTACGCCGGATCGGGCGCCCTGGGGTTCGAGGCGATCAGTCGGGGGGCGGGCTTCTGCCTGTTCGTCGAGACCGATGACGGGGCGCGGGGCGCGATCCGCGAGAACGCCGACGCCTATGGGGTGATGGGGCGCACGCGGGTGCATCGGCGCAGCGCGACGGACCTGGGCGTTCGGCCCGGGTCGGACGGCGAGGCCTTCGACATCGCCTTCCTGGACCCGCCCTATGGCAAGGGGCTGGGGGAGCAGACGTTGGTTCGGCTGATCGAGGGCAACTGGCTGAAGCCCGGCGCCCTGGTGGTGTTCGAGCGCGGGTCGGACGAGCCGGACATCGACACCCCCGGCTATCAGCGGCTGGATGCGCGGGATTATGGCGCGGCGCGGGTGCTGTTCCTCAAGGTCGCATAG
- a CDS encoding RNA polymerase sigma factor: MGRDQTFEALLAEHGGMLRRIASAYEADRERRRELEQDILLAVWRALPKHRGDAPLRHFIARVAHNRAVTHVAREAAEPRRQPLDEAAPSDAPTPHEAAETRDLHDRLGQAVRALPLSLRQPALLTLEGFAPAEIADMLGLNPNAVSIRLTRAKAALREALNPTPSQEVRP; this comes from the coding sequence TTGGGACGCGACCAGACCTTTGAAGCCCTGCTGGCCGAGCACGGCGGCATGCTGCGCCGCATCGCCTCGGCCTATGAGGCGGATCGCGAGCGGCGGCGCGAGCTGGAGCAGGACATATTGCTGGCCGTCTGGCGCGCCCTGCCCAAACACCGGGGCGATGCGCCCTTGCGCCATTTCATCGCCCGCGTGGCCCACAACCGCGCCGTCACCCATGTGGCGCGCGAGGCGGCCGAGCCGCGTCGCCAGCCTCTGGACGAGGCCGCCCCTTCGGACGCCCCCACCCCGCACGAGGCGGCCGAGACGCGGGATCTGCACGACCGGCTGGGCCAGGCGGTGCGCGCCCTGCCCCTGTCGCTGCGCCAGCCGGCGCTTCTGACCCTGGAAGGCTTCGCCCCGGCCGAGATCGCCGACATGCTGGGCCTGAACCCCAACGCCGTCTCCATCCGCCTGACCCGCGCCAAGGCGGCGCTGCGGGAGGCCCTGAACCCCACACCGTCCCAAGAGGTCCGCCCATGA
- a CDS encoding endonuclease domain-containing protein, with product MDRARELRRSLTLPEVLLWQALRKRGLCGARFRRQHPIGPYILDFYCDAARLAVEIDGSSHDAPDQARHDARRTDWLNQRGVAVLRIPARDVLADMAGVLEGIGLRLRG from the coding sequence GTGGATCGCGCCCGTGAACTCCGCCGCAGCCTGACCCTGCCCGAGGTCCTGCTGTGGCAGGCGTTGCGCAAACGCGGGCTGTGCGGGGCGCGGTTCCGGCGTCAGCATCCGATCGGCCCCTATATCCTCGACTTCTACTGCGACGCGGCCCGGCTGGCGGTCGAGATCGACGGGTCCAGCCATGACGCCCCCGATCAGGCGCGGCATGACGCCCGCCGCACCGACTGGCTGAACCAGAGGGGCGTCGCCGTGCTGCGGATACCGGCGCGGGATGTGCTGGCGGATATGGCCGGGGTGCTGGAGGGGATCGGGTTGCGGCTCAGGGGCTAG
- a CDS encoding low molecular weight protein-tyrosine-phosphatase, which yields MPSILFVCLGNICRSPLAEAALRAEAQRLRLDLIVESAGTGNWHVGHPPDPRAQAVARKHGIDISGYQGRQVTPADFRRFTHVIALDHDNLADLRRIAPRDDEGGAVAELSLLLDHVPGREGQAVTDPYFGDDAGFEVTWAEVTAAAEQLAGRLRRTRD from the coding sequence ATGCCCTCCATCCTCTTCGTCTGCCTCGGCAACATCTGTCGCTCCCCCCTCGCCGAGGCCGCCCTCCGCGCCGAGGCCCAACGCCTGCGGCTCGACCTGATCGTCGAGTCCGCCGGCACGGGGAACTGGCATGTCGGCCATCCGCCCGATCCGCGCGCCCAGGCCGTGGCGCGCAAACATGGGATCGATATCTCCGGCTATCAGGGCCGGCAGGTGACGCCGGCCGACTTCCGCCGCTTCACCCACGTCATCGCCCTGGACCACGACAACCTGGCTGATCTGCGCCGGATCGCCCCCAGGGACGACGAAGGCGGCGCCGTCGCCGAACTCAGCCTGCTGCTCGACCACGTGCCCGGCCGCGAGGGCCAGGCCGTGACCGATCCCTATTTCGGCGACGACGCCGGGTTCGAGGTCACCTGGGCCGAGGTGACGGCGGCGGCGGAACAGCTGGCCGGGAGACTGCGCCGCACGCGCGACTGA
- the mutL gene encoding DNA mismatch repair endonuclease MutL → MPIRRLSPETVNRIAAGEVVERPASAIKELVENALDAGGRNIEIQADGGGLSRILIADDGKGIPKDELPLAIERHATSKLEPDDAGDVDLLRIHTLGFRGEALPSIGSVARLSITTRSRDEAEAWVIQVEGGATRPLAPAPFPGPHGARVEVRDLFYATPARLKFMKSERSEAMAISEEIKRQAMAHEAVAFTLSLDGKVALRLPAEHPGDEGRLKRLSALLGRDFEANALLIDQARDGVRLSGYAGLPTYSRGNAAHQYLFVNGRPVKDRLLQGALRGAYADFLARDRHPAAVLFLDIDPLYVDVNVHPAKAEVRFRDPALVRGLIVGALRHALHAAGHRASTTVAADAMAGFQPHTGVSTGPAYSPSSPSAQGFSGWTSWSQPAAAAQVLPGLNERSARVEPRWDGPSWPSHPAQANDLATGHSPLATPLDPLDYPLGAARGQLHANYIVAQTRDGLVIVDQHAAHERLVYERMKAQMAEGSVTRQALLTPEVVDLDPAEAERVASRAEELAEMGLIVEAFGAGAVLVRETPAMLGDTDVQGLIRDIADDLAEHGAALSLKERMAEVCGTMACHGSVRSGRILSAPEMNALLRQMEATPHSGQCNHGRPTYVELKLHDLEKLFGRR, encoded by the coding sequence ATGCCCATCCGCCGCCTCTCCCCCGAAACCGTCAACCGCATCGCCGCCGGCGAGGTGGTCGAGCGGCCGGCCAGCGCCATCAAGGAACTGGTCGAGAACGCCCTGGACGCGGGCGGGCGCAATATCGAGATCCAGGCCGACGGCGGGGGCCTGTCGCGCATCCTGATCGCCGACGACGGCAAGGGCATCCCGAAAGACGAACTGCCCCTGGCCATCGAGCGCCACGCCACATCCAAGCTGGAACCCGACGACGCCGGCGACGTGGACCTGTTGCGCATCCACACCCTGGGCTTCAGGGGCGAGGCCCTGCCCTCCATCGGCTCGGTCGCCCGCCTGTCGATCACCACCCGGTCGCGTGACGAGGCCGAAGCCTGGGTCATCCAGGTCGAGGGCGGCGCGACCCGTCCCCTGGCCCCCGCCCCCTTCCCCGGCCCGCACGGCGCGCGGGTCGAGGTGCGCGACCTCTTCTACGCCACCCCCGCCCGGCTCAAGTTCATGAAGTCCGAACGGTCCGAGGCCATGGCCATTTCGGAGGAGATCAAACGCCAGGCCATGGCGCACGAGGCCGTCGCCTTCACCCTGTCGCTGGACGGCAAGGTCGCGCTTCGCCTGCCCGCCGAACACCCCGGCGACGAGGGCCGGCTGAAACGGCTGTCGGCCCTGCTGGGTCGCGACTTCGAGGCCAACGCCCTGCTGATCGATCAGGCGCGGGACGGGGTGCGCCTGTCGGGCTACGCCGGCCTGCCCACCTATTCGCGCGGCAATGCGGCGCATCAGTATCTGTTCGTCAACGGCCGCCCGGTGAAGGACCGGCTGCTGCAAGGGGCCCTGCGCGGCGCCTATGCCGACTTTCTGGCGCGGGACCGGCACCCGGCCGCCGTCCTGTTCCTGGACATCGACCCGCTGTACGTGGACGTCAACGTCCACCCCGCCAAGGCCGAGGTCCGGTTCCGCGACCCGGCCCTGGTGCGCGGCCTGATCGTCGGCGCCCTGCGCCACGCCCTGCACGCCGCCGGCCACCGCGCCTCCACCACCGTCGCCGCCGACGCCATGGCGGGGTTCCAGCCCCACACGGGCGTCTCCACCGGACCGGCCTACAGCCCCAGTTCCCCCTCGGCCCAGGGGTTCAGCGGCTGGACCAGCTGGTCCCAGCCCGCCGCCGCCGCGCAAGTCCTGCCCGGCCTCAACGAACGCAGCGCCCGCGTCGAACCCCGCTGGGACGGCCCCTCATGGCCCTCGCACCCCGCCCAAGCCAACGACCTCGCCACTGGCCACTCGCCACTCGCCACTCCCCTAGACCCCCTCGACTACCCCCTGGGCGCCGCGCGGGGTCAGCTGCACGCCAACTATATCGTGGCCCAGACCCGCGACGGCCTGGTCATCGTCGATCAGCACGCCGCCCACGAGCGGCTGGTCTATGAGCGGATGAAGGCCCAGATGGCCGAGGGGTCCGTGACCCGCCAGGCCCTGCTGACGCCCGAGGTGGTCGACCTGGACCCGGCCGAGGCCGAACGCGTCGCCTCGCGCGCCGAGGAACTGGCCGAAATGGGCCTGATCGTCGAGGCCTTCGGCGCCGGCGCCGTCCTGGTGCGCGAAACCCCGGCCATGCTGGGCGACACGGACGTCCAGGGCCTGATCCGCGACATCGCCGACGACCTGGCCGAACACGGCGCCGCCCTGTCGCTGAAGGAGCGGATGGCCGAGGTCTGCGGCACCATGGCCTGCCACGGCAGCGTCCGCTCCGGCCGCATCCTCAGCGCCCCCGAGATGAACGCCCTGCTCCGCCAGATGGAGGCCACCCCGCATTCGGGCCAGTGCAACCATGGGCGGCCGACCTATGTGGAGCTGAAGCTGCACGATCTGGAGAAGCTGTTCGGGAGGCGATAG
- a CDS encoding response regulator, protein MADSTDYLKAYADRYRDMFPVRLVTIAAIVIVGWWVIGWGWATNFAVFQFGLYLVLWNVVQTARARPRAPGAERRFRLSTEAVTLGLSTHNALFILAVWHSQPHYLDYLRLLLAGNLMVGALQVHISRRSFAAAVVPPSIAAMILASNQPQATTGIKVAVGVFVLGVIAASWRQWRSDRQTVELMVALTERSRELQTALAQAETDRAAAERANKAKSRFLAMISHEVRTPLNVILGLTEVLRGRRRPKAEAAVIDDMAEAGGMLLRLLNGALDISKIESGEIDLRLAPVDLGERLDAIARVWRSRVDELGLSLKIELQGAREHFVVMTDEGRVEQVLINYLSNALKLTPAGTICIRIRALPAADGRIDLDFEVHDQGPGVPEDQRERIFLPFEQLDAGRAAGGAGLGLALCRASVQALGGALGVRAAQPRGAVFWFRFTAERATLSTAAVQPHAPSASVAAPRAPRVLAAEDHAANRKLLALLFQSFGLDLVLVENGREAVEVLRATPFDLVLMDVMMPVMDGVEALTAIRAEEAATGRPRTAIQMLTANVFDEDVARYMAAGADGVLRKPIEIAALQAVLSAAPQHADA, encoded by the coding sequence GTGGCCGACAGTACAGATTACCTAAAAGCCTATGCCGACCGTTACCGGGACATGTTCCCGGTGCGGCTGGTCACTATCGCCGCGATCGTGATCGTGGGCTGGTGGGTGATCGGCTGGGGTTGGGCGACCAATTTCGCGGTCTTCCAGTTCGGCCTCTACCTGGTGCTCTGGAACGTCGTCCAGACCGCTCGCGCCCGCCCCCGCGCCCCGGGGGCCGAGCGACGTTTCAGGCTCAGCACCGAGGCCGTCACCCTCGGCCTCTCCACGCACAACGCCCTGTTCATCCTCGCCGTCTGGCATTCCCAGCCCCATTATCTCGACTATCTGCGCCTGCTGCTGGCCGGCAATCTGATGGTCGGCGCCCTTCAGGTGCACATCAGCCGGCGCAGTTTCGCCGCCGCCGTCGTCCCGCCGTCCATCGCGGCCATGATCCTCGCCTCCAACCAGCCCCAGGCGACCACGGGGATCAAGGTCGCCGTCGGCGTGTTCGTCCTGGGCGTCATCGCCGCCTCCTGGCGCCAATGGCGCAGCGATCGCCAGACGGTCGAACTGATGGTGGCCCTGACCGAACGCTCGCGCGAGCTTCAGACCGCCCTGGCCCAGGCCGAGACCGACCGCGCCGCCGCCGAACGGGCCAACAAGGCCAAGTCCCGCTTCCTGGCCATGATCAGCCACGAGGTCCGCACCCCCCTGAACGTCATCCTGGGCCTGACCGAGGTGTTGCGCGGCCGTCGTCGCCCCAAGGCCGAGGCCGCCGTGATCGACGACATGGCCGAGGCCGGGGGGATGCTGTTGCGCCTGCTGAACGGCGCCCTGGACATCTCCAAGATCGAGTCCGGCGAGATCGATCTGCGCCTCGCCCCGGTCGATCTGGGCGAGCGGCTGGACGCCATCGCGCGCGTCTGGCGATCCCGCGTGGACGAACTGGGCCTGAGCCTGAAGATCGAGCTTCAGGGCGCGCGCGAGCATTTCGTCGTGATGACGGACGAGGGTCGGGTCGAGCAGGTCCTGATCAACTATCTGTCCAATGCGCTGAAGCTGACGCCGGCCGGGACCATCTGCATCCGGATCCGCGCCCTGCCCGCCGCCGACGGCCGCATCGACCTGGATTTCGAGGTTCACGACCAGGGCCCCGGCGTGCCCGAGGATCAGCGCGAACGCATCTTCCTGCCGTTCGAACAACTGGACGCCGGCCGCGCGGCGGGCGGCGCCGGCCTGGGTCTGGCCCTGTGTCGCGCCAGCGTCCAGGCCCTGGGCGGCGCCCTCGGCGTGCGGGCGGCCCAGCCCCGGGGCGCGGTCTTCTGGTTCCGCTTCACGGCCGAGCGGGCGACGCTTTCGACCGCCGCCGTCCAGCCCCACGCCCCGAGCGCCTCCGTCGCCGCCCCGCGCGCGCCCCGCGTCCTGGCCGCCGAGGATCATGCGGCGAACCGCAAGCTGCTGGCCCTGCTGTTCCAGTCCTTCGGCCTGGACCTGGTGCTGGTCGAGAACGGGCGCGAGGCGGTCGAGGTCCTGCGCGCGACGCCCTTCGATCTGGTCCTGATGGATGTGATGATGCCGGTCATGGACGGGGTCGAGGCCCTGACGGCGATCCGCGCCGAGGAGGCCGCCACCGGCCGCCCCCGCACAGCGATCCAGATGCTGACCGCCAATGTGTTCGACGAGGACGTGGCCCGCTACATGGCGGCCGGCGCCGACGGCGTTCTGCGCAAGCCCATCGAGATCGCCGCCCTCCAGGCCGTTCTCTCGGCCGCCCCCCAGCACGCCGACGCCTGA
- a CDS encoding type II toxin-antitoxin system RelE/ParE family toxin translates to MIRSFRDRETERFWNGVAIRRLPPDIRRAAQRKLELIDAASRLDDLRSPPGNRLEALSGDRKGQHSIRINQQWRICFRWTDGGAEDVEICDYH, encoded by the coding sequence ATGATCCGCAGTTTCCGTGATCGCGAGACGGAGCGCTTCTGGAACGGCGTCGCCATACGGCGACTGCCGCCGGATATCCGACGCGCGGCGCAGCGGAAGCTGGAGCTGATCGATGCGGCCTCGCGGCTGGACGACCTGAGATCGCCGCCGGGAAACCGGCTGGAGGCCTTGTCAGGCGACCGGAAGGGACAGCATTCGATCCGGATCAATCAGCAGTGGCGGATTTGTTTCCGCTGGACAGACGGAGGCGCCGAAGATGTCGAAATCTGCGACTACCACTGA
- a CDS encoding HigA family addiction module antitoxin — translation MEPVTPGEILLEEFILPAGLSQTALAKAIGVPPRRINEIVLGKRAITADTDLRLARYWGVSEGFFLNLQKSYDLRMQRAKMGDALEMIRPRAA, via the coding sequence ATGGAACCGGTGACGCCGGGTGAAATCCTGCTGGAGGAGTTCATCCTTCCCGCGGGCCTGAGCCAGACTGCGCTGGCCAAGGCTATCGGGGTGCCGCCGCGCCGGATCAACGAGATCGTCCTGGGCAAGCGCGCGATCACGGCCGACACGGACCTGCGCCTAGCCCGCTACTGGGGAGTGAGCGAGGGGTTCTTCCTAAACCTGCAGAAGAGCTACGACCTGCGGATGCAGCGGGCGAAGATGGGCGATGCGCTGGAGATGATCAGGCCGAGGGCGGCTTAG
- a CDS encoding DUF5677 domain-containing protein yields MIDRLLAIEELLMTNDRELRDAAWTLLITQRNDLLDEVERWAEPTPIQRVLLALFQLLGDRGRGVLALLNAGLDWDGEIVLRSFYECASKIMYLATSSESDRPRRIHEFEVILAEASDKRRSRKAAFAEAVFDDHSATDRDVFRALQHPDMVRNSESVSKKERQAIEGRWSFSGIIEQLAAGQNCDPVPEATSLLHIYGMASHLAHSDAGALDMMEDRARRGSDERELLEAAHRARIVSDLASLSFYCGLLMETPLGATRDWKNGWIAPYKTVMALSAAARDSFYPTQKEFYDQMLRGGKKP; encoded by the coding sequence TTGATCGACCGCCTTCTGGCTATTGAAGAGCTACTCATGACCAATGATCGTGAACTAAGGGACGCCGCGTGGACCCTCCTCATCACGCAGCGAAATGATCTGCTCGACGAGGTTGAGCGCTGGGCAGAGCCGACGCCAATCCAGCGCGTCTTGCTTGCATTGTTCCAACTATTGGGGGACCGAGGTCGAGGTGTTCTGGCCTTGCTGAACGCGGGGCTGGACTGGGATGGCGAGATTGTCCTGCGATCCTTTTACGAATGTGCGAGCAAAATCATGTACCTCGCCACATCGTCGGAGTCAGACCGGCCCCGCCGCATCCATGAGTTCGAAGTGATATTGGCGGAAGCATCGGACAAGCGCCGGTCCCGCAAGGCTGCCTTCGCAGAGGCAGTATTTGACGACCACTCCGCTACCGACCGCGATGTGTTCCGGGCGCTTCAGCATCCCGATATGGTCAGAAACTCAGAGAGCGTTTCGAAGAAGGAGCGGCAAGCGATTGAGGGGAGATGGTCATTTAGCGGCATCATAGAACAACTCGCCGCGGGCCAAAACTGCGATCCCGTCCCGGAGGCAACTAGCCTTCTCCACATCTACGGCATGGCTAGTCACCTCGCGCATTCCGATGCTGGGGCGTTGGACATGATGGAGGATCGTGCGCGGCGCGGAAGCGACGAGAGAGAATTACTGGAGGCCGCTCACCGTGCTCGCATTGTCAGCGATCTAGCGAGCCTCTCATTCTATTGCGGGTTGCTGATGGAAACGCCCTTGGGGGCTACCCGCGATTGGAAGAATGGTTGGATCGCCCCGTACAAAACGGTCATGGCTCTATCTGCGGCGGCTAGAGACAGTTTCTACCCGACACAGAAGGAATTTTACGATCAAATGCTGAGGGGCGGAAAGAAACCCTAG
- the cobS gene encoding cobaltochelatase subunit CobS, which translates to MTSPLDATPDPLLTLEPARRVTLREAFGVDSDMTVPAFAERDSHVPEIDEAYRFDPQTTIAICAGFAFDRRVMVQGYHGTGKSTHIEQVAARLNWPLVRVNLDSHVSRIDLIGKDAIVLKDGKQITEFREGILPWALQRPVALVFDEYDAGRPDVMFVIQRVLEAQGRLTLLDQNRVIRPNKHFRLFATTNTIGLGDTTGLYHGAQQINQAQLDRWNIVTTLNYLDHDVEAEIVAAKVPEWKDAEGRRRIAAMVRVADMTRNAFMNGDISTVMSPRTVITWAQNAIIFGGDLALSFRLTFLNKCDELERPTIAEFYQRAFGEDLPEAATRVKVG; encoded by the coding sequence ATGACCTCCCCGCTCGACGCCACTCCCGACCCCCTGCTGACGCTCGAACCCGCCCGCCGCGTGACCCTGCGCGAGGCCTTCGGCGTGGACAGCGACATGACCGTGCCCGCCTTCGCCGAGCGCGACAGCCATGTGCCCGAGATCGACGAGGCCTATCGCTTTGATCCGCAGACGACGATCGCCATCTGCGCCGGCTTCGCCTTCGACCGCCGCGTCATGGTCCAGGGCTATCACGGCACGGGCAAGTCGACCCATATCGAACAGGTCGCCGCCCGCCTGAACTGGCCCCTGGTGCGCGTGAACCTGGACAGCCATGTCAGCCGGATCGACCTGATCGGCAAGGACGCCATCGTCCTGAAGGACGGCAAGCAGATCACCGAATTCCGCGAGGGCATCCTGCCCTGGGCGCTGCAACGCCCCGTCGCCCTGGTGTTCGACGAATATGACGCCGGCCGTCCCGACGTGATGTTCGTGATCCAGCGTGTGCTCGAGGCCCAGGGCCGCCTGACCCTGCTGGACCAGAACCGCGTCATCCGCCCCAACAAGCATTTCCGCCTGTTCGCCACGACCAACACCATCGGTCTGGGCGACACCACGGGCCTGTATCACGGCGCGCAACAGATCAATCAGGCCCAGCTGGACCGCTGGAACATCGTCACGACGCTGAACTACCTCGACCACGACGTCGAGGCCGAGATCGTCGCCGCCAAGGTGCCCGAGTGGAAGGACGCCGAGGGCCGCCGCCGCATCGCCGCCATGGTCCGCGTCGCCGACATGACCCGCAACGCCTTCATGAACGGCGACATCTCCACCGTCATGTCGCCCCGCACCGTCATCACCTGGGCCCAGAACGCCATCATCTTCGGCGGCGACCTGGCGCTCAGCTTCCGCCTGACCTTCCTGAACAAGTGCGACGAACTGGAACGCCCCACCATCGCCGAGTTCTACCAGCGGGCCTTCGGCGAAGACCTGCCGGAAGCGGCGACGCGGGTGAAAGTGGGCTAG